In Labeo rohita strain BAU-BD-2019 chromosome 16, IGBB_LRoh.1.0, whole genome shotgun sequence, one DNA window encodes the following:
- the rad54b gene encoding DNA repair and recombination protein RAD54B, translating into MRRSGAPSQLRGNAAKIPRFMPPGPARNDGPPLSGPQPEPSVPSPPAPNALGNVLLNKVQKCLSSADAPSVTSAPVGSKALARVLSAVPQGEFNENSFRSSPDFPEPEQPADKDSCSTQPNTHPNNTATARYYSVMWCKASSRKHKRWEGDAVLVARGRTVVLKDMEGRDIGRGSGYKVSELESLSEGQTLMVGGKQIEVMGVISDEDYAKGRCFQDAAVETPAETVLKAPVYRPVSKSFTRPALKGGALTDSEPDKPICKPRHDPNAPGALVMPRPTTDHQWLYNKSGSPLVDVVIDPHLTNHLRPHQKEGVVFLYECLMGMRLSGRCGAILADEMGLGKTLQCVCVLWTLLRQGPYGGRPVLKRALVVCPGSLVKNWAAEFNKWLGRERISVYTVDQDHRVEDFVSSPLCSVMVISYEMLLRSVDQLKELDFGVLICDEGHRLKNSNIKTAGAITALSCERRLILTGTPVQNDLQEFYSIVEFVNPGILGTSAAYRKIYEEPILRSRQPTCTEEERCIGEERAAELFRLTGVFTLRRTQEIINQYLSERIEWTVFCKPTELQLRLYGVLLATRPIRACLSGASTHTYTHSPHLACINALKKLCNHPGLLYNTLQEKSDEMYEDGIMELFPEGYATGAFGSADSGKLLVLTDLLSAIQHVNRTDRVVLVSNYTQTLDLLQDVCDHIGYKWCRLDGQTPVAQRQRIVDSFNSPHSSHFLLLLSSKAGGVGLNLIGASHLILYDIDWNPANDIQAMARVWRDGQKKTVHIYRFLTTGSIEEKIYQRQVSKQGLSGTVVDLSKKADHISFSAEELRDLFSFDPNTTCLTHDLLDCQCSGDGNTPGFEKEIKEETGRACQLGRHADSTVSFPQRVSMSELMHWRHFSGDVQSYDDIYLNHARNHITYAFQSTTSKSQTTA; encoded by the exons ATGCGTAGATCTGGAGCTCCGAGTCAGCTCCGTGGAAATGCTGCTAAAATACCCAGGTTTATGCCACCAGGGCCTGCGAGGAATGATGGACCACCTTTATCTGGTCCCCAACCAGAACCATCAGTCCCGTCACCACCAGCACCCAATGCTTTGGGAAATGTGCTGCTTAATAAG GTTCAGAAGTGTTTGAGTAGTGCAGATGCTCCATCTGTGACTAGTGCTCCAGTGGGCAGTAAGGCTTTAGCCAGGGTCCTGAGTGCAGTTCCTCAAGGTGAATTTAACGAAAACAGCTTCAGGTCTTCACCTGACTTTCCTGAGCCTGAACAACCAGCAGATAAAGACAGCTGCTCAACTCAGCCAAACACGCATCCCAACAACACAGCTACCG cacGCTACTATAGCGTAATGTGGTGTAAGGCATCATCAAGGAAGCATAAGCGCTGGGAAGGCGACGCTGTGCTGGTTGCCAGGGGGCGGACTGTTGTCCTCAAAGACATGGAGGGACGGGACATTGGACGAG GTTCAGGCTACAAGGTATCGGAGCTGGAGAGCTTGAGTGAGGGTCAGACTCTTATGGTAGGAGGGAAGCAAATCGAGGTCATGGGGGTTATATCCGATGAGGACTACGCCAAAGGTCGTTGCTTTCAAGATGCTGCTGTTGAGACTCCTGCAGAAACAGTCTTGAAAGCTCCTGTATATCGACCGGTGTCTAAATCCTTTACCAGACCAGCGCTCAAGGGAGGTGCACTTACAGATTCTGAACCTGACAAACCAATCTGTAAGCCCAGACATGACCCAAATGCACCAG GTGCCCTTGTGATGCCGCGACCGACAACTGATCACCAATGGCTGTATAATAAATCCGGTTCTCCACTGGTGGATGTGGTCATTGACCCCCATTTGACCAATCATCTTCGGCCACATCAGAAAGAGGGCGTGGTCTTCCTTTACGAATGTTTAATGGGAATGAG ACTGTCTGGCCGCTGTGGGGCTATTCTGGCAGATGAGATGGGCCTTGGGAAGACTctgcagtgtgtttgtgttctgtGGACGCTACTGAGACAGGGCCCCTATGGTGGACGGCCTGTACTGAAGAGAGCACTTGTGGTTTGTCCAGGAAGTTTGGTCAAGAACTGGGCTGCTGAGTTCAACAAGTGGCTGGGCAGGGAGAGGATCAGTGTTTACACTGTGGACCAG GATCATCGCGTGGAGGATTTTGTGTCTTCTCCTCTTTGCTCTGTTATGGTGATCAGTTACGAGATGCTGCTGCGCTCTGTGGACCAGCTTAAAGAGCTGGATTTTGGAGTGCTCATCTGTGACGAGGGTCATCGCCTTAAAAACAGCAACATCAAAACGGCCGGTGCAATCACAGCCCTCTCATGCGAACGCCGTCTTATATTAACAG gTACTCCAGTGCAGAATGACCTGCAGGAATTTTATTCCATCGTTGAGTTTGTAAATCCAGGAATTCTGGGAACATCAGCAGCCTACAGGAAGATTTATGAAGAGCCCATTCTCAGATCTCGCCAGCCCACCTGCACTGAG GAGGAGCGGTGCATTGGAGAGGAGCGTGCCGCTGAGCTCTTTCGTCTAACAGGTGTGTTTACGTTACGGCGCACTCAGGAGATCATTAATCAGTATTTATCCGAGCGGATAGAGTGGACCGTATTCTGCAAACCTACTGAACTGCAGCTGCGTCTGTATGGAGTCCTGCTGGCCACGCGGCCTATCAGAGCCTGCCTCTCTGGTGCCagcacacacacttacacacacagcCCACACCTTGCATGCATCAACGCCCTCAAGAAGCTCTGCAACCACCCTGGGCTGCTCTACAACACTTTACAG GAAAAGTCAGATGAGATGTATGAGGATGGAATTATGGAACTCTTTCCTGAGGGATACGCTAcaggtgcttttggcagtgcaGACTCTGGGAAACTTCTAGTGCTTACAGACCTGCTGTCAGCAATACAGCACGTCAATCGCACAGACAG GGTTGTTTTGGTGTCAAACTACACACAAACTCTTGACTTACTGCAGGATGTCTGTGATCACATAGGCTATAAATGGTGTCGGCTTGATGGACAGACACCTGTAGCCCAGAGACAACGCATTGTTGATTCCTTCAACAGCCCACATTCATCCCACTTCCTGTTGCTACTTAGTTCGAAGGCTGGAGGGGTGGGACTAAACCTCATTGGTGCCTCACATCTTATTTTATATGATATAGACTGGAACCCTGCCAATGACATACAG GCCATGGCACGTGTGTGGAGAGATGGACAGAAGAAAACAGTTCACATCTACAGATTTCTTACAACAG GTTCCATAGAAGAAAAGATTTATCAGAGGCAGGTTAGTAAACAAGGGCTTTCTGGGACAGTGGTGGACCTGTCCAAGAAAGCTGATCATATTAGCTTTTCTGCTGAGGAGCTGCGGGACCTTTTCAGCTTTGACCCTAATACCACCTGCCTCACGCACGACCTACTCGACTGCCAGTGCTCTGGAGATGGAAATACACCag
- the LOC127178244 gene encoding fibrinogen silencer-binding protein → MSTLFMSNSMVGKARSSNFTLSEKLDLLRLVQPHIRILEEHTNKHAVIVDKNRCWDSIAERYNSFGGERPPRTAQGLRTLYKRLKESAKQEVLQRSHAQPEYRGSISEPTKRIMEMIPQLFHVGDKEPNALHRLQFKRNSPVEQAGSSLSLPALSDYPSVAAVRVETEDVKPPPDIHLITSHSSPVTIATPSSQAHHGQNDRDNEVVEEEEDEEEELASHVYAASLSPCPSSVHLPPSPSAPGPRRSAYQRGRGMFKNPVFEAEALQMMREEHELLLANHRKLGLYLEEKREGLKRKQQLEEELLRSRVKVEKLRAARLRQGLPLM, encoded by the exons ATGTCTACCTTATTCATGTCTAACAGCATGGTGGGCAAGGCCCGCTCCTCCAACTTCACCCTCTCTGAAAAACTGGATCTTCTGCGGCTGGTCCAGCCTCATATACGCATTCTGGAGGAGCACACCAACAAGCACGCCGTGATCGTGGATAAGAACCGCTGCTGGGACAGCATTGCAGAACGCTATAATAGTTTCGGAGGCGAGAGGCCCCCCAGAACGGCTCAGGGCCTTCGGACCCTCTATAAGCGACTTAAAGAAAGTGCCAAGCAGGAAGTTCTTCAGCGAAGCCACGCCCAACCCGAGTACCGGGGCAGCATCTCAGAGCCAACCAAGCGCATCATGGAAATGATACCACAACTGTTTCATGTGGGGGACAAAGAGCCGAACGCACTCCACAG GCTTCAGTTCAAGAGGAATTCTCCAGTGGAGCAGGCAGGCAGCAGTTTGTCCCTTCCAGCGTTGTCGGACTATCCGTCTGTTGCAGCTGTGAGGGTGGAGACTGAGGATGTGAAACCACCTCCTGACATCCACCTGATAACATCCCACAGCTCACCTGTCACCATCGCCACCCCGAGCAGTCAGGCCCACCACGGACAGAACGACAGGGACAATGAAGTAGTGGAAGAGGAGGAAGACGAGGAGGAGGAATTAGCCTCCCACGTGTACGCGGCCTCTCTTTCTCCGTGCCCTTCTTCCGTACACCTGCCGCCCTCGCCGTCGGCACCCGGCCCCAGGAGGAGCGCGTATCAGAGGGGGAGGGGAATGTTCAAGAATCCCGTTTTTGAGGCGGAAGCTCTGCAGATGATGCGAGAGGAGCATGAGCTGCTTCTGGCCAATCACAGAAAGCTTGGACTGTATCTAGAGGAGAAGAGGGAGGGGCTTAAGAGGAAGCAACAGTTAGAGGAGGAGCTGCTGCGGTCGAGAGTCAAAGTGGAGAAACTGAGAGCGGCCAGGCTACGGCAAGGATTGCCGTTGATGTGA
- the rnf41l gene encoding RING finger protein 151 isoform X1, which produces MGYDLERFVGYVNEGLLCCVCRDVLEDPLQAPCEHAFCSSCIHGWLIHHNNCPEDRLPLDISHLRPLFRYMRNDLARLQVRCVFRPQGCEVICALESVHRHEQQCDYALLNCSNAGDEYLCYRCGCPVQVSRRSLEAHLCVCEYSSRVCASGCGYTILNTEEAQHNCVSELRAELDMLRAELDCKVEEVRHEMESRLDSQRRHMVQKESLLRSEVDELKGQLSRVMSDVRVLLGAERARRQELERAELEKAELLELLKKEGLRPATPSEAAPPPVEMQRKTSPRSLALDCIKRKNREVTVI; this is translated from the exons ATGGGCTACGATCTAGAACGTTTTGTAGGCTATGTGAACGAGGGTCTACTGTGCTGTGTGTGTCGGGACGTGTTAGAAGATCCTTTGCAGGCTCCGTGTGAACATGCTTTCTGCAGCTCCTGCATTCACGGATGGCTCATCCACCATAACAACTGTCCAGAGGACCGCTTGCCTTTAGACATCTCACATCTGCGCCCACTGTTCAG ATACATGAGGAATGATTTAGCAAGGCTGCAGGTGAGGTGTGTGTTCCGGCCACAAGGTTGTGAGGTCATATGCGCTCTGGAGTCTGTTCATCGGCATGAGCAACAGTGTGATTACGCTTTGCTGAACTGCAGTAACGCAG GAGACGAGTACTTATGTTATCGTTGTG GCTGCCCGGTTCAGGTGTCGAGACGCTCTCTGGAAGCTcatctttgtgtgtgtgaatacaGCAGTAGAGTTTGTGCAAGCGGCTGTGGATACACAATCCTAAACACAGAAGAGGCCCAACACAACTGCGTATCGGAGCTACGAGCCGAGCTAGACATGCTCAG GGCAGAATTAGACTGCAAAGTCGAAGAGGTGAGGCATGAAATGGAATCTCGCTTGGATTCCCAAAGACGACACATGGTGCAGAAGGAGAGTCTGCTGAGGAGTGAAGTGGATGAACTGAAG GGCCAGCTGTCCCGCGTCATGTCAGACGTCCGCGTTCTGCTGGGTGCAGAGAGAGCGCGCAGACAAGAGCTGGAGAGGGCGGAGCTTGAGAAGGCGGAGCTTcttgaacttttaaaaaaggAGGGGCTCAGACCAGCCACGCCCTCTGAAGCAGCTCCACCCCCTGTTGAGATGCAAAGAAAGACAAGCCCAAGAAGCCTAGCTTTGGACTgcatcaaaagaaaaaacagagagGTGACAGTCATCTGA
- the rnf41l gene encoding RING finger protein 151 isoform X2, with translation MGYDLERFVGYVNEGLLCCVCRDVLEDPLQAPCEHAFCSSCIHGWLIHHNNCPEDRLPLDISHLRPLFRYMRNDLARLQVRCVFRPQGCEVICALESVHRHEQQCDYALLNCSNAGCPVQVSRRSLEAHLCVCEYSSRVCASGCGYTILNTEEAQHNCVSELRAELDMLRAELDCKVEEVRHEMESRLDSQRRHMVQKESLLRSEVDELKGQLSRVMSDVRVLLGAERARRQELERAELEKAELLELLKKEGLRPATPSEAAPPPVEMQRKTSPRSLALDCIKRKNREVTVI, from the exons ATGGGCTACGATCTAGAACGTTTTGTAGGCTATGTGAACGAGGGTCTACTGTGCTGTGTGTGTCGGGACGTGTTAGAAGATCCTTTGCAGGCTCCGTGTGAACATGCTTTCTGCAGCTCCTGCATTCACGGATGGCTCATCCACCATAACAACTGTCCAGAGGACCGCTTGCCTTTAGACATCTCACATCTGCGCCCACTGTTCAG ATACATGAGGAATGATTTAGCAAGGCTGCAGGTGAGGTGTGTGTTCCGGCCACAAGGTTGTGAGGTCATATGCGCTCTGGAGTCTGTTCATCGGCATGAGCAACAGTGTGATTACGCTTTGCTGAACTGCAGTAACGCAG GCTGCCCGGTTCAGGTGTCGAGACGCTCTCTGGAAGCTcatctttgtgtgtgtgaatacaGCAGTAGAGTTTGTGCAAGCGGCTGTGGATACACAATCCTAAACACAGAAGAGGCCCAACACAACTGCGTATCGGAGCTACGAGCCGAGCTAGACATGCTCAG GGCAGAATTAGACTGCAAAGTCGAAGAGGTGAGGCATGAAATGGAATCTCGCTTGGATTCCCAAAGACGACACATGGTGCAGAAGGAGAGTCTGCTGAGGAGTGAAGTGGATGAACTGAAG GGCCAGCTGTCCCGCGTCATGTCAGACGTCCGCGTTCTGCTGGGTGCAGAGAGAGCGCGCAGACAAGAGCTGGAGAGGGCGGAGCTTGAGAAGGCGGAGCTTcttgaacttttaaaaaaggAGGGGCTCAGACCAGCCACGCCCTCTGAAGCAGCTCCACCCCCTGTTGAGATGCAAAGAAAGACAAGCCCAAGAAGCCTAGCTTTGGACTgcatcaaaagaaaaaacagagagGTGACAGTCATCTGA